taacaaaacgtgcacaatccatttatatttaccctttttgagtcttgagttcctactgagcatgtgcaagatttcgcaaaatatacgtatatggatttgtgattggctgatggctgtcacatgatacagaaggagtggaaatagacataattttgaaatttatcagaaaaaaaactactactcatttaaagttcagactaagtgccattgcattgtcttatcttgcatttgtttattatgcaaatctactctatttactggtcctttaagggaattCATGAATGTATGTGACATGCTTATGGTTATGGTTaacccaataattaattaaattaacagtAAACAATACattgttattacaagacatttctgttgtgttgctatagaataacatatcaggcaagtcttatttttaaaacaaattaatatttttttactgcatttatttttcaatagtcgaactccacccaccatttgccttgttGCCTGGGCTTTAGTCTATAGACAACAAGGCTAACTACTATCATAAAATTAGTATAAAGTaccttattttgcagttgttatctgataaagccaattattgATAGGTATTAGCAGAGTTTGCCATGagaagtcagcagggagcatttcacagttctgagaattagaaattagtCTATTTTTAGATCTAAAtgacatgaaaatggggcaaaataaattatgaaagtatatcgaaagttgtttcattatatgcAGTTTAACtaaatatattatatgaaaatctcaaagtgtttgctGCCCCTTTAAGCTTACACGTCAGAAAGGAATATGGCCATTCTTTctttccaaattttttctttcatgattcaagcaactttctaatttactcctattataaaaaaaaaatcattcttttggtatctttatttgaaaagcaagaatgtaagtttagatgccggcccatttttggtgaacaacctaggttgttcttgctgattggtggataaattcacccaccaataaacaagtactgtccaggtactgaaccaaaaatttgctggctccttagcttagacgacttttttttcaaataaagatagcaagagaacgaagaaaaattgataataggagtaaattagaaagttgcttaaaatagcattctctatctgaatcatgaaagaaaaaaatgttggttcagtgtccctttaatgggccatTTATTTCCTATCTGGCATTAAAATCTATTATGCTATGTAAAAGATACTGTTCCCACACTTCTTTTTATTCACTCCTAATAAAAGCTTTTTCCTTTGCCATTTTGCTTAATAGTTAGTGTTAGTGTAATGGGTATTTAGTTATGTCTTTATtactatatttagggctagattacaagtggagcgttaatttattaCGTGCCCATAAACAGGCAGATTCACACGTTTACATGGGGCTGGTTATTGTTTCCTGGAGCTCGCGAGCTCGCGTTAGCAATTAGcattaagaaaattaaccagatatttatgtgttaatatgtgtatatacacatataaaaacataaatatataagtatataatcatatacatataaatgtacaatctgctgcccatcactgagcGACTTACACCCTtctctgcgctagttctcatggcgTGTCTCACAACATGAGACCGAggcacccattggagcctattgaagcacgctcttgtgagtgcaaggcTTCTGTTGAATGCAAACgcaaggtcgcgtttgcattgtacctaacttgtaattacagtgcacatttgcatgcactggtattactaaattgagtgcaaatattgcttttgcaaaattGATATTTTGAgctcaatttataatctagcccttaactaaTGTAGTAAAAATTGTAACTTTTTATAATTACAGGTAACAAAAACCTTTATCAAAACTGATTGGAACTGATTTTGgaattagtttggattttggaatatttgcatctgtaaaatggaactGTTTGGAGAGGGCAAGGAACCAAGTGTAGACAAcattatcttatgtcatttaggcaatatttacagctaatacatgtaacctaaatatagttttatatcattttttaatatgtttggatatatagtaccctcagaaagttagtacattactgtaatcagaaaggtaatatttgttgttttaaataaatctagattgcaacaaaaaacaaaccaaagacagagGCAAAGAAAATTGTGACTTAGATGCagggaaaatagtattttttttatcttttttattttaaaatattagttaAAAAGTTTGGATTCCAGAATGTTTGGATTccagaatgtttggattttggaattccggatttggggatttgtacctgtagatAATCagtaatttatatatattgtacttcTATTTTTTAAGGGACATACATACCTTTGTCCtaaattgaaaaaatataaataaaaaaaaatatgggagaCAAAGCAATTAGACTCTTACAAGAATATTTTTACAGCTATATATTTTACATTgctactttttatatatttaaaaatgtaagtcTACATCATTTTTTAAAATCTATGGGCATATGATTTTTCTAAtggctatctttttttttattagtatattttgtatagacatgtgcatggcgaaaaaattcggttcggttcgattcagaatttttcgaaattcggttcggatcgattcgaattcggaaaattctgaatcgattcgttttggatttgtttcagattcattcggattcgaagaaattcggctgcattcggttcggaaattcggcattttggtaagtgttaggtgggattagactagtattatactgtatattaggtgttaacctaacatactgtacaatactagtgtaatccaatggccatccgaatttacgaatcaattCGAActaattcggttcgatttggaaaattcggcagaattttaattcggaaattcggttcgatccgaatcgccgaatttgccgaattttccgaatttccgaatcaaaccgaactgaatcgcacatatctaattttGTCTATGTAAACTACAGATTATTTCAAACCTATATACTAAATTAGTCATTTGCCATGTATTAGAACGTTACAAGCCATTTgttaatatataaacacacattaaaTAGATAAGTAAGCTGACAAGATAGTTGAACTGAGAAGGTAGTTGATTTtatttacatttgaaaaacattaaaatatattcctATCAGCAACACAAATAATTTAACTTTAAACCTTCATTTTCAATATCAGTTATTGCTACTACATTTTTAGCTATAAAACAGTATTATACATctcagaaatataaaataaataatgatcaCATGGATCTGTAATTTGTTACTTATCtgtgtaaaaataaaacaactctAGAAAAgacatattttttcattttgttttaacattaatattttttaattattcaggTCTAAAAATTCAAAAGCAAATCCTAAAGCATTATACaagcattattattataataattattatttatttgtaagccACAACCAAATTCTGTAGCTTGGCTGTGGAATGTCATACCTGATTACACAATAAACTGTGGTAGATGATGGAAAACTTAAATTTGTAAAGaatataaagtattttttgttCAATTTATTCTGTGCTTTTACTGTGAGGAGACATTTAGGTAACTCTTTATACATCAACGGGCGCAACTGTTCTGTGTTTGTTTAATCTAAAAAAGAGCCGGAGTGAGTTGTATATTTCTCTGTATCGCAGCCCGTAAAGACACGGAGAGGCAGCTTTTGGCAAAACGATTAGAACATTACAGATTGTCATGGACACCCATAATCCTGTTCTTAAACCTATAACTTTGCTGATATACAATAGGGATTCTGCCAAAAGCAATAACAGAGGACTGAAGTAAAAGAATAATATAGTGTGATGCATTAAAAAGGTTATACTAGCTCTAGACGAGACACTTTTCCATATGCCAGTTTCCCTTGTTTTATaccagagcactatatagcagcaaagTATGAGAGAAAAACACAACAGAAAAATAGTAACAAAAAGAATGTAGCACAATTTAAGACTATCATCCCCATGTAAGGTTATTACAAGTATTGCAGGTAGAGAACATTGCTCAAGAGGACATGGCCCTGGCTTCTGGGTAAAATACAAGGCTAAAAACACTATAGCTGGGAAGAAAAAAGACGAGAACCAAAGTAATATTATAACTTTTTTAGTCCTGGAACGAGTCAATATTGACAGGTAATGTAGAGGCCACAGCACTGCGATATACGTGTCTATAACCATAGCAGCTGCCGTCAGAACTGCCCCACTGTAGGTGACAGCCAGCACAAACAGAAGCAGGACACATAAGTGCTTTGAAATGGTCAGGTTCACCACATTCAAAGTAGATAATATTGTGCAGAAAAGGAGGTATACCAAGTCACACAGCAGGGCATTCGCCAGGAGCAAAAATCTTGTTTCTTGACGTATGCTGAAGTTAGAAAGAATAGCAAACAATATTGAAGGTGTGACAAAAAGTGCCACTGCAAAACAGAGAACTGTAGGAACCATGAACATTTTCATCTCTGAGTAAGATGGGTAAATAATCCATTCCCGTAGGATGTACCGAGAAGGTTTATCCATATTGAAGGAGCTGATGTTGGGACTGGAAATCATCTCCCTTTGTAATATCAGTGAAGCATTCACTATTCTGGACAGGCTGCATTCTGAAGAGTTCATATCTCCTATGCCTCTCTAAGAGGACAAGTCTTTCAGTTAGTTGTAGCAAACACAAAATCCGTTATAGGAACAGCATCTATGAAAGCTGCTGTATTTCACTGGCAAGGAAATCAAACTAGTGATTTCTTCAAGCTATTTCTTCAAgctaaaaatgaaataatattgtaCATACGAGATGTATCAAGGAGACCTCCTGTACAGTCAACACAAGATGTAGTAATGATTTGTCAGTGAATGTCTTTGTTGTCTATGGTTATCAGTATGAATGTATTCCCTTCCATTAGCACAGGACAAAAACATATGGCATACAGACTAATTAAACAGCTATGTCAGATAAAATGGCACATTCCTTGTGTGCCAAGCAATAAACATCATCAAATGACACTTTTAAACAGTTACAGTGAGCTACAGATtgatttaatttaatgtaatcaaTATCACATTTATCTTTTCTTTCTGGATGTAATGCATGAAGATGGGCTGTATAATAGATTTTCCCATGAAGTGCAAGGCACAGATTATTTGGACTCAGCCCTGTTAGCCTGGGAACATCTATATATACAATCAATTGTTTTATTCTTAAGTATATTACTGTAATGTTTGTGAattgtttgtttttctaaaatgCTGAGCTGTAATGATCAGTTGTACAGATGACACACAGCATATGGGGCTAAAACGGtcttgtctttttttatttgtaaacataAAATAGTGCTTCTGTATTAGTAGCAGGTTGCAGTGCCTGTGGTAttagtaaacaaaacatttttgataGTATAAAAAAAATGGACACAAAGAGAGTTCTAAATCACAAAATGGTGGTGCTTCAAAATATTAACACAAAACTCAATATTGAGAATTTTACTGGTGGTGGTCCTCATCTATTGCTACATGTTCCTGctcttatttatttaaactggTCATCAGTTTTAGGGTGCAGAAAAAGGTGATCACATAGTGTAACTTCAAGGATTTTACAAGtagtgttcctaatttattttctgTTCTTATTCTTAAAGTTGGCGGTCCAGTTTGGAATGCTAAAAAAGGTGATCACAAAGCTGAACATTGAGGATGCTACTGGTGGTGGTCCTCGTCTTCTGCTGCTTGTTCGTGACCTAATATTTTAAAATTGCCCATCAAATTTGGAGTGCTGAAGAAGATAATcacaaagctaaatatcaaggAAGTTCTTGATGTTTGTCCTTATCTTGTGCCAAGTATTCCTGCACTTATTTTTAAAATGTCTTCTCAAATTTAGAGTTCCATAAAGGTGGCCACAAAGCTAAACATTGAGGATGTTACAAGTGGTTTCAAAAAGGGAAAGCTGGCACCTTTGAGATAGGGGAGAGCTAGAGTAATTAATTGAAGTGCTTAGCACCCAAAGAATATTCTCATTTAATACATATTATAGTAGGTCTTTTAATCTTCTTGAATGTACAAAATCTCATTACTGTCATGAATGTAACAATTGGTATAACAAGAAAAATCTCTATTTAATCTAGACTTGTAACAATTTACAACTCAATTGTGTTCAAGGCAGCCcaaaatcttttttatatattatcctTAATTAagaatatgtattattttaaataTGGTTAGACTGTCAATATGCACATATATGTCTGTTAATGTATTCTGTTAGTAAAAGGATTTCCAAATCAATTTTCCATTCCTTTTAGTGGCAATAAGAAAATACTGCTAATGATAGTACTGATAACACAGTTTTAGCTTGTaaagatggatttttttttctgGTTACAGGGAGTGCtagtaagttagtatttatttatcAATGTATATGGCAACTTAGACTTTGTTTAATATTAAGAAATTGAATGTTTAAACATGTTTCCCTTGTTATTTTAATGTGCCCCTGGAAAgtctaaatatttatttcttttaggcAATGTCGGCATATAAATaccattgttattttattttgattcatTAAACtagaaacaaaataattatgtaaaaaaggctatatataaaaattgtaacaATAAAGTAAAAAGTATTATCTAAAGTTTTATGCTCGCCTTTTATCTTACATCCATAAATATGCATACCTACCGTTAAAGAAATCAGTGTCAGAAATCTTTGACTTGGAAGGGAAACCCATATTTATAACTACATTTTCTTTACATATTTTTGGCTAATTATTCTGGTCAGTCATTCTCCATTGATCCCCTCTTTATATATAAAtacccaggcctatttttggtacACGTCCAGTCCTGCATATGCACAGATAATTAATGACAGAGCAGAACACTTTGGAAGAGGTCACTAGGGGTGTCAGCTGTCCtccctaaaaataaaaatccttcctaaaaataaaaatgacacagATTGCTCTGGAAGTGGTAGGGCAGACCTTGATTAGAACTCAAACAAGACCACTAGTCCTCTATCCCCTTTAAATGCTTCATACCCACAACAAAATCAGATCAGAGTCAATATGCAGATCCACTGCCAACCGCATGCCTACACTCAACCTTACACCCAATCTAAATGGCCATGCAGCCCTATAAGCATGTTAGAAAAGTGGCCTTGCATCCCTtttgtcagccatatgcccacatcaaGATAGATCATCAAGATCATATAGAGAGGAAAATAGCTGGGCCCGGCTACCCCATTACTTGAGGTGTCACCTACAATGCCTGGCACATAGCCACCCTTATTAAGAGAGATTGAGAAATACTTAGATGTAAGCACACTATACTTTTCTTATCTGCAGCAATGTTGTCCTGATGGAAATTTTGCAGCAAAAATGCAGCCATATCCAAACCATTGTCAGCAGTGGGCCAACACAGCCACATTGCTGATATAGAACAAATGCCCagttataattaaccccttcaataccAGAAAGTGACCTTTCAGGAATCAAAGGGATAAACCCTTAATCCCGTTTATAAAACTAAACCTAGTCTCTAACCCCAATACCAGCACTAACTCTTTTCTAACCccatccctaaccataaattttaACACAATCTCTAACCAACACCTAATCCCAACCCTAATTTAGTCCCAACCATACCCCCATCTCTACCTTCAATCAAATCTTCGATCCCTATTCATAAACCTTGCCCTAAGATTACAGATGCAACATGGCTATTGAAGATCTCTTTAGGACAAAATAATGGATAAATACAATGTGTGCAAATGATAACAGCTGGCTTCCATATGGAAGAATTAAGCAGTTATTAAGATAGTAGTATTACAGAAATTAGTCATTGGgttctgataatattcatccaagggttttaaaagaacttcgatcagtgctgaCGCATTAActtatctgtttaatcagtcactattaacaggagctgttcctGATGATTGGAGAATATGGAATGTAGTacatcttcataaaaagggcagtagggaagaatatGGTAACTACAAGTCAGTTAGTTTAACTTTAATAGTAGGGAAAtcaatggaaagtctcttaaaagaaagaattatgacttacataaagacaaacaatttagaggaccaacaTTGTTTTACTTCAGGGAGCTCATGTCAGACTAATTTAATTACAAAGAAAGGTGTATATGTGCGCTACATAGTTATGGGGTCAATGAAAAACAGATTAAGACAGTGCATTACCTATAATCTAAAATACTTAGAGTGATAAATCAAGACAGAGAAAATGTGTATAAAATATACTAGATGTGTGGGTGTAATTcttaaaaaacatacataaaaccataaaatatgaccggtcatatatctGTAATAGAACAACTTCCACCTTAAGGATGTACCACTTATTTAGTATAGCAGTTATCACCTTGACTTCAAACCACTTATAGTAAATATATAAGGGACCTTTATGTTAAAGGTAGTGGTTTATAAATCCTGATATGAGGGATAAAGTTCTCTTCTTGTAAATCCTAATATAATAAATTGATGAAAATCCAACTAAGTTGCGTGAATAAAATTTCCAGAGTCAATAGCGAGTGCTGGCTGACTTATTCGTATAGGTTTAGCAAAACAGTGCCTAGTCAGCTTATATCGAATGTCACAATCAACTTTCCATCAGACAGTTCCAACAGTCTAatttaattgacttctttgattatgtaacaaaggtAATAGACCAGGGTAGAGcaattgatgtagcatatctagatttcagcaaagcatttgacactgtcccacacaacaaactaattcacaaactgtatctccttggtctagactcaaaaattgtgaactgggtaaaATGCTGGCTTAAGAATAGAAAACAGAgtctcttagtaaatggagtagaTTCCTcaaagggggctgttactagtggtgttccacaGAGGTCAGTTCTGgggtctgttttgtttaacatatttatcagagatatcagcaaagggctacagggtaagaaaaatccaaacattaattacagacacaatgacactttactgacttaaaaatgaggaacgggacttgagaattattatttcagatgatttaaaatttagtaaacaatatagtactgcagccagtaaggccaggaGAATGCTTAGATGTATTGATAGTGGTATTTTCTGCAGAAATAGtagggttcttatgccactttacagatcattagttaggcctcatcttgagtattgtgtgcagttctggaggccatatctccagaaggatataatcaaacttgaatctgtgcaaaggagggttaCCGGTACatgttctaaaaaataaaacgtaccaggagaggctcaatgacctaaatatgtatagcttagaggagagaagggaaataggagatatgatagcaactttcaagtatattaaagggcttagtaaagaacaaggtcatgatctcaagctgaagagtagtatattagtatataatagtatattcaggagaaatttgaggaaacacttctttacagaaagggtgattgattaatTGAATAAACTTTaagaatgcctaggataagcataagactatcctacaaactagatttGTTTATAAGTTTAGGAAATATTGAGAAGACTTACTGAgcctatgagggatatttatcaagccgtcaaccgcaaatacgctggaattccacagcgttaTTATGGCGagattgattcgacctagttatcaaagcctacagaccggcaaaagttgaaatttgtgacgtaacatactatccgccagtctcaatccgacacagatcgatgcttacgtcaatacagatgttccgaatacaaatacttttacaagttatcaaatttctaacaggtatgctcgccactattccgtccCAGCatgcctagttttcaatccgccaccctggaggccgcgggtgccataggaatcaatgggagtctgaaagcagtgaaagcttatgttcgatgctgccagatatcccattgatttctatagtaaaaaaacagtaaagtttacacctaacatcctaacataacccccgactctaaacacccctaatctgccgccccgacatcgccgccacctacataatgttattaacccctattccactactCCCGGAcccaaccgcaactaaataaaagtattaacccctatccggccgctcccggaccctgccgcaactgtaataaaattattaacccctaaacccctggcctcccacattactaccactaactaaacctattaacccctaaacagccagccctccacatcgccataaactaaattaagctattaatccctaaacctaacaagccgctaactttatattaaatattaactcatccctatctattattaaataaaaacttacctttagaattaaaataaactatatcaaactattaattaacctaccataactattatactaaaattacattaaactattaattaacctaccctaactattattctaaaataacattaaactacattaaactattaaataacctaccctattatactaaaattacattaaactaacagttaaattaactatattacatatttaaaaacctaaccctactcaatggctagattacgagttgtgcgttagggtaaaaaagcagtgttaacaggttctaacgctgcttttttacgcccgctgctatgacgagtcttgaaggtttagggtcccctcgtaaacccttttttctatgggacttccatagcgccggtattacgagtctgtcctgggaggccaaaaagtgagcggtaaaccctaccctgtcaagagtcctaaggcattttaaagtcagtagttatcagttttacactacaacggtgtaacataaaactcataactaaagtgctaaaaagtacactaacacccataaactacctattaacccctaaactaaggcccatcgcaaacaccataataaaattattaacccctaatctgcctctacggacaccgccgccacctacattatatttatgaacccctaatctgctgcccccaacatcg
This genomic stretch from Bombina bombina isolate aBomBom1 chromosome 4, aBomBom1.pri, whole genome shotgun sequence harbors:
- the LOC128657256 gene encoding probable G-protein coupled receptor 148, which codes for MNSSECSLSRIVNASLILQREMISSPNISSFNMDKPSRYILREWIIYPSYSEMKMFMVPTVLCFAVALFVTPSILFAILSNFSIRQETRFLLLANALLCDLVYLLFCTILSTLNVVNLTISKHLCVLLLFVLAVTYSGAVLTAAAMVIDTYIAVLWPLHYLSILTRSRTKKVIILLWFSSFFFPAIVFLALYFTQKPGPCPLEQCSLPAILVITLHGDDSLKLCYILFVTIFLLCFSLILCCYIVLWYKTRETGIWKSVSSRASITFLMHHTILFFYFSPLLLLLAESLLYISKVIGLRTGLWVSMTICNVLIVLPKAASPCLYGLRYREIYNSLRLFFRLNKHRTVAPVDV